One stretch of Girardinichthys multiradiatus isolate DD_20200921_A chromosome 2, DD_fGirMul_XY1, whole genome shotgun sequence DNA includes these proteins:
- the LOC124883004 gene encoding uncharacterized protein LOC124883004, translating into MFYRALVGESISQFRHYHSRRRSLAGLCDLFDDGTACPACPKADGTMIVTMDANFGLVRKRSSGKSVTEPLHGNSMFVRDEDVEEYLLSHPDCTKPTEDCSNFKAGNLLQSQNQQRKIDVTGVFGASCRHEIPLTFLNMTHGERLAYPKFIIRELEKRYKDKNVNLHFIYGVACVLFTHMHKTGEGIPQGISMAVPAFHVYGHKLQFQIMYSTRRLPGFGLTDGEGMERLWSFLRRFSRVTKEMTPSHRLDLLTDALLYYGRRKSTDLEVQLIQRWDKAEKVWSFAEKEISAVLKEAPMCISERDVQQWMETEIEVAQPARLKTRPTDTVPRWKRNYVMKLTKFNQLRSLNQEYPTGDETQLESDLQANTME; encoded by the exons ATGTTCTACAGAGCCCTGGTGGGAGAATCCATTTCCCAGTTTCGTCACTACCACTCCCGACGAAGAAGCTTAGCCGGTCTATGTGACTTATTTGATGATGGGACAGCATGCCCAGCATGTCCAAAG GCTGATGGCACCATGATTGTGACTATGGATGCCAACTTTGGCCTTGTAAGAAAAAGGAGCTccggaaaaagtgtgacagagcCCTTGCATGGTAACAGCATGTTTGTGAGGGATGAGGATGTAGAGGAATATCTCCTGTCACATCCTGATTGCACCAAACCAACGGAA GACTGTAGCAACTTCAAAGCTGGAAATTTACTTCAGTCGCAAaaccaacaaagaaaaatagatgTGACTGGTGTATTTGGAGCCTCATGCCGCCATGAAATACCATTAACGTTTTTGAACATGACTCATGGAGAAAG GCTTGCATATCCAAAGTTCATCATACGTGAGCTGGAGAAAAGATATAAGGACAAAAACGTTAATCTGCATTTCATATATGGTGTTGCATGTGTACTTTTTACACATATGCAT AAAACCGGAGAAGGAATTCCTCAAGGTATTTCCATGGCTGTACCAGCATTTCATGTTTATGGACATAAACTGCAGTTTCag ATCATGTACAGCACACGAAGGCTTCCTGGATTTGGGCTAACAGATGGTGAAGGCATGGAAAGGTTATGGTCGTTTTTGAGAAGATTTTCACGAGTGACTAAAGAGATGACTCCTTCCCATCGGCTTGACCTTCTGACTGATGCCTTACTCTATTATGGAAGAAGAAAATCAACAGATCTAG AAGTGCAGCTCATTCAGAGATGGGACAAAGCAGAGAAGGTCTGGAGTTTTGCTGAGAAGGAGATTTCTGCAGTTCTGAAAGAGGCACCAA TGTGTATTTCAGAACGTGACGTACAACAGTGGATGGAAACAGAGATTGAAGTTGCCCAACCTGCACGTTTGAAAACAAGACCCACAG ACACTGTTCCGAGATGGAAAAGGAATTATGTCATGAAGTTGACTAAATTCAATCAGCTCCG ATCCCTGAACCAGGAGTACCCAACTGGAGATGAAACACA GCTGGAGAGTGATCTTCAAGCAAACACTatggaataa